Proteins from a genomic interval of Kitasatospora kifunensis:
- a CDS encoding PTS transporter subunit EIIC, with the protein MSTTAKAPSPAAPVASPAKKYGQNLLQGLQKIGRSLQLPIAVLPAAGLLLRLGQDDVFGKDGLGWDKVAAVFGTAGSAVFDNLPLLFAVGIAIGFAKKADGSTALAALVGFLVYKNVLTAFPITDGHIADGKYVAATYQNPGVLGGIVIGLLSAVLWQKFHRTKLVDWLGFFNGRRLVPIIMAFVGTAVGVIFAEVWGPVGNAIGHLNNTLIGAGALGAGAFGLINRALLPVGMHQFVNSYAWFQAGDYTKADGTVVHGDLTRFFAGDPHAGQFMSGFFPIMMFALPAAALAIAHCARPERRKAVMGMMMSLALTSFVTGVTEPIEFAFVFIAPGLYAIHAVLTAVSMAVTWALGVHAGFTFSAGLLDYLLGYSKATDPLLIIPIGLAFAALYYVLFRFAITKFDLKTPGRESDEELEDVTKA; encoded by the coding sequence ATGAGTACGACTGCGAAGGCACCGTCGCCCGCAGCCCCCGTCGCCTCCCCGGCGAAGAAGTACGGCCAGAACCTGCTCCAGGGCCTGCAGAAGATCGGCCGCAGCCTCCAGCTGCCGATCGCCGTACTGCCCGCCGCCGGCCTGCTGCTGCGCCTGGGCCAGGACGACGTCTTCGGCAAGGACGGCCTCGGCTGGGACAAGGTGGCCGCCGTCTTCGGCACCGCGGGCAGCGCCGTCTTCGACAACCTGCCGCTGCTCTTCGCCGTCGGCATCGCGATCGGCTTCGCCAAGAAGGCGGACGGTTCCACCGCACTCGCCGCTCTGGTGGGCTTCCTCGTCTACAAGAACGTCCTCACCGCCTTCCCGATCACCGACGGTCACATCGCCGACGGCAAGTACGTCGCCGCGACCTACCAGAACCCCGGTGTACTCGGCGGTATCGTGATCGGTCTGCTCAGCGCGGTGCTCTGGCAGAAGTTCCACCGCACCAAGCTGGTCGACTGGCTCGGCTTCTTCAACGGCCGCCGCCTGGTCCCGATCATCATGGCCTTCGTCGGCACCGCGGTCGGCGTGATCTTCGCCGAGGTCTGGGGCCCGGTCGGCAACGCCATCGGTCACCTGAACAACACCCTGATCGGCGCGGGCGCGCTGGGCGCCGGTGCGTTCGGCCTGATCAACCGCGCGCTGCTGCCCGTCGGTATGCACCAGTTCGTCAACTCCTACGCCTGGTTCCAGGCCGGTGACTACACCAAGGCCGACGGCACCGTCGTGCACGGCGACCTGACCCGGTTCTTCGCGGGCGACCCGCACGCCGGCCAGTTCATGTCCGGCTTCTTCCCGATCATGATGTTCGCGCTGCCCGCCGCCGCGCTGGCCATCGCGCACTGCGCCCGCCCCGAGCGCCGCAAGGCCGTGATGGGCATGATGATGTCGCTGGCGCTGACCTCCTTCGTCACCGGTGTCACCGAGCCGATCGAGTTCGCCTTCGTCTTCATCGCCCCCGGTCTGTACGCGATCCACGCGGTGCTGACCGCGGTCTCGATGGCCGTCACCTGGGCGCTGGGGGTGCACGCCGGCTTCACCTTCTCCGCCGGTCTGCTGGACTACCTGCTCGGCTACAGCAAGGCCACCGACCCGCTGCTGATCATCCCGATCGGCCTGGCCTTCGCGGCCCTCTACTACGTGCTGTTCCGCTTCGCGATCACCAAGTTCGACCTCAAGACCCCCGGCCGCGAGAGCGACGAGGAGCTCGAGGACGTCACCAAGGCGTGA
- a CDS encoding PTS transporter subunit EIIC — protein MSSASAAVPQKQWWQSFYGGLQKMGRSLQLPVAVLPAAGILNRLGQPDIFGPDGKIANWPDVAKVLAGAGGALLDSSLGLPLLFCIGVAIGMAKKADGSTALAAVAGFLVYYNILHQFPVKPPTTPTSYQNPGVFGGIIMGLMASWFWVRFHRTKLVDWLGFFNGRRLVPMIMAFVGLVFAVLCLWIWPPIGTALTHFSKWLSDLGSVGSGIFGVANRALLVIGMHQFLNTFMWFQYGSFTKPNGTVVNGDINRFLAGDPTAGQFTSGFFPIMMFALPAAALAIAHCAKPHRRKEVMGLMTSVALTSFVTGVTEPIEYSFLYVAPLLYAAHALLTGVSMGVTWALGVHDGFSFSAGLIDYLINWSLATKPWLIIPIGACFAVVYYALFRFMITKFNLLTPGREPEDEVEDVTKD, from the coding sequence ATGAGCTCGGCGAGCGCCGCGGTCCCCCAGAAACAGTGGTGGCAGAGCTTCTACGGCGGCCTGCAGAAGATGGGCCGCTCGCTCCAACTGCCGGTCGCGGTGCTCCCCGCGGCCGGCATTCTCAACCGCCTGGGCCAGCCGGACATCTTCGGGCCCGACGGCAAGATCGCCAACTGGCCGGACGTCGCCAAGGTGCTGGCCGGCGCCGGCGGCGCACTGCTGGACTCCTCGCTCGGCCTGCCGCTGCTCTTCTGCATCGGGGTAGCAATCGGCATGGCCAAGAAGGCCGACGGCTCCACCGCGCTCGCGGCGGTGGCCGGGTTCCTCGTCTACTACAACATCCTGCACCAGTTCCCGGTGAAGCCGCCGACCACGCCTACGAGCTACCAGAACCCGGGGGTCTTCGGCGGCATCATCATGGGCCTGATGGCCTCCTGGTTCTGGGTGCGGTTCCACCGGACCAAGCTGGTGGACTGGCTGGGCTTCTTCAACGGGCGCCGCCTGGTCCCGATGATCATGGCCTTCGTCGGCCTGGTCTTCGCGGTCCTGTGCCTGTGGATCTGGCCGCCGATCGGCACCGCGCTGACCCACTTCAGCAAGTGGCTCTCGGACCTCGGCTCGGTCGGCTCCGGCATCTTCGGGGTGGCGAACCGCGCACTGCTGGTGATCGGCATGCACCAGTTCCTGAACACCTTCATGTGGTTCCAGTACGGCAGCTTCACCAAGCCCAACGGCACGGTGGTCAACGGCGACATCAACCGCTTCCTGGCGGGCGACCCGACCGCCGGGCAGTTCACCTCGGGCTTCTTCCCGATCATGATGTTCGCGCTGCCCGCCGCCGCGCTGGCGATCGCACACTGCGCCAAGCCGCACCGCCGCAAGGAGGTGATGGGGCTGATGACCTCGGTGGCACTGACCAGCTTCGTGACGGGCGTGACCGAGCCGATCGAGTACTCGTTCCTCTACGTCGCCCCGCTGCTCTACGCGGCGCACGCACTGCTGACGGGCGTGTCGATGGGCGTCACCTGGGCGCTGGGGGTGCACGACGGCTTCAGCTTCTCGGCCGGCCTGATCGACTACCTGATCAACTGGAGCCTGGCCACCAAACCGTGGCTGATCATCCCGATCGGTGCCTGCTTCGCGGTGGTCTACTACGCGCTCTTCCGCTTCATGATCACCAAGTTCAACCTGCTCACCCCCGGGCGCGAGCCCGAGGACGAGGTGGAGGACGTCACCAAGGACTGA
- a CDS encoding glucose PTS transporter subunit EIIB, whose amino-acid sequence MATKAEKIVAGLGGIANIEEVEGCITRLRTEVIDASLVDDAALKAAGAHGVVKMGTAIQVVIGTDADPIAAEIEDMM is encoded by the coding sequence ATGGCCACCAAGGCTGAGAAGATCGTCGCCGGTCTCGGCGGTATCGCCAACATCGAAGAGGTCGAGGGCTGCATCACCCGCCTGCGGACCGAGGTCATCGACGCCTCCCTCGTCGACGATGCCGCCCTGAAGGCCGCCGGCGCCCACGGCGTGGTGAAGATGGGTACCGCGATCCAGGTCGTCATCGGCACCGACGCCGACCCGATCGCCGCCGAGATCGAGGACATGATGTGA
- the rph gene encoding ribonuclease PH, whose protein sequence is MSRIDGRTPDQLRPITIERGWSKHAEGSVLVSYGDTKVLCTASVTEGVPRWRKGSGEGWVTAEYAMLPRATNTRGDRESVRGKIGGRTHEISRLIGRSLRAVVDHRALAENTIVLDCDVLQADGGTRTAAITGAYVALVDAVAWAREKKLLRAKGQPITGGVSAVSVGIIGGVPMLDLCYEEDVRAETDMNIVCTADGRFVEVQGTAEGAPFDRDLLNQLLDLGTLGCAELDEIQRKALEGLEG, encoded by the coding sequence ATGTCACGCATCGACGGTCGCACCCCCGACCAACTCCGCCCGATCACCATCGAGCGCGGCTGGAGCAAGCACGCCGAAGGCTCGGTCCTGGTCTCCTACGGCGACACCAAGGTGCTCTGCACCGCCAGCGTCACCGAGGGCGTCCCGCGCTGGCGCAAGGGCAGCGGCGAGGGCTGGGTCACCGCCGAGTACGCCATGCTGCCGCGCGCCACCAACACCCGCGGTGACCGCGAGTCGGTCCGCGGCAAGATCGGCGGCCGCACCCACGAGATCAGCCGACTGATCGGCCGCTCGCTGCGCGCCGTGGTCGACCACCGCGCGCTCGCCGAGAACACCATCGTGCTCGACTGCGACGTGCTGCAGGCCGACGGCGGCACCCGCACCGCCGCGATCACCGGCGCCTACGTCGCGCTGGTCGACGCCGTCGCCTGGGCCCGGGAGAAGAAGCTGCTGCGCGCCAAGGGGCAGCCCATCACCGGCGGCGTCAGCGCGGTCAGCGTCGGCATCATCGGCGGCGTGCCGATGCTCGACCTGTGCTACGAGGAGGACGTGCGCGCCGAGACCGACATGAACATCGTCTGCACCGCGGACGGCCGCTTCGTCGAGGTCCAGGGCACCGCCGAGGGAGCGCCGTTCGACCGCGACCTGCTCAACCAGCTGCTCGACCTCGGCACGCTGGGCTGCGCCGAGCTGGACGAGATCCAGCGCAAGGCGCTCGAAGGCCTCGAAGGTTGA
- the rdgB gene encoding RdgB/HAM1 family non-canonical purine NTP pyrophosphatase, translating to MSTSRRLVLATRNQHKVTELRAILGAAGLDVDLVGADAYPEIPDVRETGVTFAENALLKAHALAKATGLPAVADDSGLCVDVLGGAPGIFSARWAGKHGNDRANLDLLLAQLSDIADPHRGAHFACAAALALPDGTERVVEGRLLGTLRTAPAGEGGFGYDPILQPLGETRTCAELTAAEKNAISHRGKAFRELAGVVGELVG from the coding sequence ATGAGCACCTCTCGACGCCTCGTCCTCGCCACCCGCAACCAGCACAAGGTCACCGAACTGCGCGCGATCCTCGGCGCCGCCGGCCTCGACGTCGACCTGGTCGGCGCCGACGCCTACCCCGAGATCCCCGACGTCCGCGAGACCGGCGTGACCTTCGCCGAGAACGCCCTCCTCAAGGCCCACGCGCTGGCAAAGGCCACCGGTCTGCCTGCCGTCGCCGACGACTCCGGCCTGTGCGTGGACGTCCTCGGCGGCGCGCCCGGCATCTTCTCCGCCCGCTGGGCCGGCAAGCACGGCAACGACCGCGCCAACCTGGACCTGCTGCTGGCCCAGCTCTCCGACATCGCCGACCCCCACCGCGGCGCCCACTTCGCCTGCGCGGCCGCGCTCGCCCTGCCCGACGGCACCGAGCGAGTGGTGGAGGGCCGCCTGCTCGGCACCCTGCGCACGGCCCCGGCGGGCGAGGGCGGCTTCGGCTACGACCCGATCCTGCAGCCCCTCGGCGAGACCCGAACCTGCGCGGAGCTGACGGCGGCGGAGAAGAACGCGATCAGCCACCGGGGGAAGGCCTTCAGGGAGCTGGCGGGGGTGGTGGGGGAGTTGGTGGGGTGA
- a CDS encoding type II toxin-antitoxin system VapB family antitoxin: MDILEVGVMPKTVIDIDEEALARAAELLGTATKKDTVNAALRDVVARHARAAAVADFMTDLDSGLYADLLDPEVMGQAWR, encoded by the coding sequence ATGGATATCCTGGAGGTGGGCGTGATGCCCAAGACCGTCATCGACATAGACGAAGAGGCGCTTGCTCGCGCTGCCGAGCTGCTCGGCACCGCCACCAAGAAGGACACCGTGAACGCGGCGCTGCGGGATGTGGTGGCGCGGCATGCCCGGGCGGCCGCGGTGGCGGACTTCATGACCGATCTGGACTCGGGGCTGTACGCGGACCTGCTGGATCCGGAGGTTATGGGGCAGGCGTGGCGGTAG
- a CDS encoding PIN domain nuclease has translation MAVVRYLIDKSAFARLGHPAVREIWTPVLESGLVAICPVLEYEVLYSARGPEEYERIRERLRDQWPWLPLGERAHGRALEVQRLLAAKAQHRCASLPDLLTAATAEEHGVEVLHYDRDYDTIAAVTGQRARWLAPAGAL, from the coding sequence GTGGCGGTAGTCAGGTATCTGATCGACAAGAGCGCGTTCGCACGCTTGGGGCATCCGGCCGTCCGCGAGATCTGGACGCCAGTGCTGGAGTCCGGGTTGGTGGCGATCTGCCCGGTACTGGAGTACGAGGTGCTCTACTCGGCGCGTGGGCCTGAGGAGTACGAGCGGATCCGGGAGCGGCTGCGTGATCAGTGGCCTTGGCTTCCGCTGGGGGAGCGCGCGCACGGGAGGGCGTTGGAGGTGCAGCGCCTCCTGGCGGCCAAGGCGCAGCATCGCTGTGCTTCGCTGCCGGATCTGCTGACGGCCGCCACCGCTGAGGAGCATGGCGTCGAAGTGCTGCACTACGACCGCGACTACGACACGATCGCGGCCGTGACGGGGCAACGGGCCAGGTGGCTGGCGCCGGCGGGGGCGCTCTGA
- a CDS encoding chitinase C-terminal domain-containing protein — translation MSTLGLAPSSASASAAVVDNQACRPDGMYTTPGVDVPYCNVYDSAGREKMGADHQRRVIGYFTGWRTGKDGTPAYLVNNIPWDKVTHLNYAFGHVGSDNRISVGADGPNNAATGMTFPGVPGAEMDPTLPYQGHFNLLSKFKKQYPNVKTMISVGGWAETGGYFDDSGNRVNSGGFYSMTVNADGSVNQAGINTFADSAVAFIEKYGFNGVDLDYEYPTSMNNAGNPLDWATANAKRGSLMQGYAALLKTVRQKLDAASAADGKYYLLSVAAPSSGYLLRGMETFQVTQYLDYVNIMSYDLHGAWNQYVGPNASLFDDGTDAELKSANVYGTSQYGGIGYLNGDWAYHYFRGSMPAGRINLGLPYYTRGFKNVTGGTNGLWGTASTTNCPAGSGLTTCGDGAVGIDNLWHDQDANGKEAPAGSNPMWHAMNLQNGILPDYLAKYGLGDTSLTGTYSRNYSSSLVAPWLWNSTKNVFLSTEDEQSVNAKADYLVNQGAGGAMIWELAGDYTFDSTANGGKGEYVAGSTLTTDLYNKFKSASPYGATRATTAMPAQTLPIDVSFTNFALGDNNYPINPKIHIVNNSTVTLPGGTEFQFDYSNSAPGNAHDQSGFNSSVIKQDNPGPGNVGGLKGTYNRVSLKLPAWQSLAPGASVDVDFVYYLPTSTPSNWTVNVGGTLYGIAGDYARGAVSGGGTPTPTPTPTPTPTPTATPTPTSTPTPTPSACSAAPSWDAGATYATAGTKVSWNGHYYSNQWWTKGDNPTAGGSGGVWSDLGPC, via the coding sequence ATGAGCACGCTCGGGTTGGCGCCCTCGTCGGCGTCCGCGAGTGCGGCCGTTGTCGACAACCAGGCCTGCCGGCCGGACGGGATGTACACCACGCCCGGCGTGGACGTGCCCTACTGCAACGTCTACGACAGCGCGGGCCGCGAGAAGATGGGCGCCGACCACCAGCGGCGCGTCATCGGGTACTTCACCGGGTGGCGGACCGGGAAGGACGGGACGCCCGCCTACCTGGTGAACAACATCCCCTGGGACAAGGTGACGCACCTCAACTACGCCTTCGGGCACGTGGGGAGCGACAACAGGATCTCGGTGGGCGCGGACGGCCCGAACAACGCCGCCACCGGGATGACCTTCCCCGGGGTGCCGGGCGCCGAGATGGACCCGACCCTGCCGTACCAGGGGCACTTCAACCTGCTGAGCAAGTTCAAGAAGCAGTACCCGAACGTCAAGACCATGATCTCGGTGGGTGGTTGGGCCGAGACCGGCGGCTACTTCGACGACTCGGGCAACCGGGTCAACTCGGGTGGCTTCTACTCGATGACGGTCAACGCGGACGGCAGCGTCAACCAGGCCGGGATCAACACCTTCGCCGATTCGGCGGTGGCGTTCATCGAGAAGTACGGCTTCAACGGCGTCGACCTCGACTACGAGTACCCGACCTCGATGAACAACGCGGGCAATCCGCTGGACTGGGCGACCGCGAACGCCAAGCGCGGTTCGCTGATGCAGGGTTACGCGGCGCTGCTGAAGACCGTGCGGCAGAAGCTGGATGCGGCCAGCGCGGCGGACGGCAAGTACTACCTGCTGTCGGTGGCGGCGCCCTCCTCCGGCTACCTGCTGCGCGGCATGGAGACCTTCCAGGTGACCCAGTACCTGGACTACGTCAACATCATGTCCTACGACCTGCACGGTGCCTGGAACCAGTACGTCGGCCCGAACGCCTCGCTCTTCGACGACGGTACCGATGCCGAGCTCAAGTCGGCCAACGTGTACGGCACTTCGCAGTACGGCGGGATCGGCTACCTGAACGGCGACTGGGCCTACCACTACTTCCGCGGCTCGATGCCGGCCGGCCGGATCAACCTCGGACTGCCGTACTACACCCGCGGGTTCAAGAACGTGACCGGTGGCACCAACGGCCTGTGGGGCACCGCCTCGACGACCAACTGCCCGGCCGGATCGGGGCTGACCACCTGCGGTGACGGCGCGGTCGGCATCGACAACCTCTGGCACGACCAGGACGCCAACGGCAAGGAGGCCCCGGCGGGCTCCAACCCGATGTGGCACGCGATGAACCTGCAGAACGGGATCCTGCCGGACTACCTGGCCAAGTACGGGCTCGGCGACACCTCGTTGACCGGCACCTACAGCCGCAACTACAGCTCCTCGCTGGTCGCGCCGTGGCTGTGGAACTCGACCAAGAACGTCTTCCTGTCCACCGAGGACGAGCAGTCGGTCAACGCCAAGGCGGACTACCTGGTCAACCAGGGCGCGGGCGGCGCGATGATCTGGGAGCTGGCCGGCGACTACACCTTCGACTCCACCGCGAACGGCGGCAAGGGCGAGTACGTGGCGGGCTCGACGCTGACCACGGACCTGTACAACAAGTTCAAGTCGGCCTCGCCGTACGGCGCGACCCGGGCCACCACCGCGATGCCCGCGCAGACCCTGCCGATCGACGTGTCGTTCACCAACTTCGCGCTGGGCGACAACAACTACCCGATCAACCCGAAGATCCACATCGTCAACAACTCGACGGTGACGCTGCCGGGCGGGACCGAGTTCCAGTTCGACTACTCGAACTCCGCACCGGGCAACGCGCATGACCAGTCGGGCTTCAACTCCTCGGTGATCAAGCAGGACAACCCGGGCCCGGGGAACGTCGGCGGGTTGAAGGGGACGTACAACCGTGTCTCACTGAAGCTACCGGCCTGGCAGTCGCTGGCCCCGGGGGCCTCGGTGGACGTGGACTTCGTCTACTACCTGCCGACCTCGACGCCGTCGAACTGGACGGTGAACGTGGGCGGGACGCTGTACGGGATCGCCGGGGACTACGCGCGCGGTGCGGTGTCGGGCGGCGGCACGCCGACCCCGACCCCGACGCCCACGCCGACGCCGACCCCGACGGCGACTCCCACGCCGACCTCGACTCCCACGCCGACCCCCAGCGCCTGCTCAGCCGCACCGAGTTGGGACGCCGGCGCGACCTATGCGACGGCCGGCACGAAGGTGTCCTGGAACGGCCACTACTACTCCAACCAGTGGTGGACCAAGGGCGACAACCCGACGGCCGGCGGCTCCGGGGGCGTCTGGAGCGACCTCGGCCCCTGCTGA